In Gammaproteobacteria bacterium, the sequence AGCGGTATTTGCCTCAGCGGCCCAACGAATACCAAGACACACTTGGAACATAGGCGGACTGTCAAGAAGTCCCTGTGTCATCATGTGTTTGGCAAATGACAATTGACCCAATTCAAATACCTCGAGTTCCGGTTTAACACCAATTTCCTGCAGCCTTTTGGCTCCCTGTTCCAGCATATTTGGTGTCGAAATGTAGACGTAATTGCCTTCCCCATAGTTGAACGAACCGCAATCGAGCGAACAGATTTCCGGCAGGAGTTCCTCAACATGTTTAATCCGTTCCATCATGCCAACGCAGTCCGTAGCCTCACTGAAATTCATCGGTTCATTGTCGGGACCGAGAAAAAGATCACCCCCCATGCCGGTGGTGAGATTAATAATCACATCGACATCACTGCTGCGAATACGCTCCACCACTTCTCGGTAAAGTTCCACCCGTCGACTTGGTTTACCACTATCAGGCTCTCGAACGTGGATGTGTGCTATTGCAGCCCCAGCTTTGGCAGCTTCAATCGCAGCTGTTGCTATTTCCTCAGGAGTCACTGGAATCGCAGGATGCTTGCCAACTGAGTCGCCCGAGCCGGTTACCGCACAACTGACAATAACGTTGCGGTTCATTTGGTGATCTTGGTTTGCCTTACCATTGGAAGTATTCTTGTTTGGGTCATGGATAAAATTATATCAATTTCTCCTCTGCGTAGACAAAAAAAAGGACGGGCCAAAGCCCGTCCTTTATTATCATTCAGCTCAACTCAGAATTTGTAGGTCAAGCGTGCACCCCAAACTTCTCTTGGGGCCATGTACATGGCGTGAGCACCAGAGGTCAATGGTACATCAAAGCCTCCAGCAGCAATTATTTCATCTGTGATATTTCTACCGTAGACCATTGCTTCCCATTTGTCAGCACGAACCCCAGCACGCACGTTGATTAGCTGGCTGGCTTCCTGT encodes:
- a CDS encoding 3-keto-5-aminohexanoate cleavage protein, with protein sequence MNRNVIVSCAVTGSGDSVGKHPAIPVTPEEIATAAIEAAKAGAAIAHIHVREPDSGKPSRRVELYREVVERIRSSDVDVIINLTTGMGGDLFLGPDNEPMNFSEATDCVGMMERIKHVEELLPEICSLDCGSFNYGEGNYVYISTPNMLEQGAKRLQEIGVKPELEVFELGQLSFAKHMMTQGLLDSPPMFQVCLGIRWAAEANTASFKTMVDAIPEGCNWGGFGVGAMEMPMVAQAVLLGGNVRVGLEDNLYLEKGVFASNAQLVERACNIIQLMGCSIQTAAEARDTLGLKDLS